Proteins from one Dethiosulfovibrio peptidovorans genomic window:
- a CDS encoding sulfurtransferase: MKEIRAAVDAFWLDLKKGCNNLIDCAQLQEQREKKSPLYLLDIRKPEDYAEDHIEGAVNIPWADVGDVLDELPKDKKIIVICYSGQTAGQTVALLKLLGFDCCSLKGGMSCDAVHLPLVSSCSS, translated from the coding sequence ATGAAAGAAATACGAGCCGCTGTGGATGCCTTTTGGCTGGATCTTAAGAAGGGGTGTAATAACCTTATCGACTGTGCCCAGCTTCAGGAACAGAGGGAGAAAAAGTCTCCTCTCTATCTTCTTGATATCAGAAAGCCGGAGGACTACGCCGAGGATCATATCGAAGGTGCGGTGAACATCCCTTGGGCCGACGTCGGAGATGTTCTGGACGAACTTCCGAAAGACAAGAAGATCATCGTGATATGCTATTCCGGTCAGACTGCCGGTCAGACTGTGGCCCTTCTGAAACTTTTGGGCTTCGACTGCTGTTCTCTTAAGGGCGGAATGAGTTGTGATGCGGTGCATCTGCCTTTAGTTTCTTCGTGTTCTTCCTGA
- a CDS encoding aspartate racemase → MSQLSVPRTILGVLGGLGPAASAEFLRLLAVMAPAGRDQEHPVTYVYSNPQIPDRSAAVLGIGPSPEPFLRDGLETLVSWGAGLLAVPCNTAHIFIDRFRDKLKVPLVHIVEATVERAMETDDSGAWLLATEGTVQSGLYQSVAREQGYELRFPPDEAVQAISRSISLVKAGDVKAAAVLLAPVIQELWSSADLPVIGACTELPLAYAVSSLPSAGMISSLEALAGKCVQELYGCRG, encoded by the coding sequence ATGAGTCAGCTTTCGGTTCCCCGGACGATACTCGGGGTATTAGGCGGTTTGGGGCCGGCGGCTTCCGCTGAGTTTCTGCGGCTTTTGGCTGTCATGGCACCAGCAGGACGAGATCAGGAACATCCTGTGACGTACGTGTACTCCAACCCGCAGATTCCTGATCGGAGTGCTGCCGTTTTGGGAATTGGTCCCAGTCCTGAGCCCTTTCTCCGGGATGGGTTGGAGACCTTGGTGAGCTGGGGTGCCGGACTTTTGGCCGTTCCATGCAACACCGCTCACATCTTCATAGATCGCTTCCGGGACAAACTTAAGGTCCCCTTGGTTCACATCGTGGAGGCCACGGTGGAACGGGCCATGGAGACGGATGACTCGGGAGCGTGGCTTTTGGCTACCGAGGGGACTGTCCAGAGCGGTCTGTATCAGTCTGTGGCCCGAGAGCAGGGGTACGAGCTTCGGTTTCCGCCAGATGAGGCGGTTCAGGCCATCTCCCGGTCCATCTCTCTGGTGAAGGCCGGTGATGTGAAGGCCGCCGCAGTGCTACTGGCACCGGTCATTCAGGAACTTTGGTCCAGTGCCGATCTGCCCGTGATCGGAGCCTGTACAGAGCTGCCCTTGGCCTACGCTGTCTCGAGTCTTCCTTCTGCTGGCATGATCTCCAGTTTGGAGGCCCTGGCGGGGAAGTGTGTACAGGAGCTTTATGGCTGCCGGGGCTAA
- the mutY gene encoding A/G-specific adenine glycosylase, with the protein MHTSADLIANTLLRWFKTNQRDLPWRRDYTPYQVWISESMLQQTQMDRVVPYYLRWMEEYPTLETLARSREEDVLRLWEGLGYYSRAKNLRKAAEWLRSHGYDTVPGDRDVLTALPGVGPYTAGAILSIAYQEPVVAVDGNVRRVFARLGDLNLPTDRGEGDRSIRRWATEFLHRRSPRAINQAVMEFGASICTPKPRCNKCLLSDHCLSLQRGTVAQRPVGKTKNVRIVADAAAVVIVHKDKIFLRRRANQGLWAGLWEFPWTMIQDRETHAQALQRELGVLWPSIRLEKKPVASVRHSFTKWTVTLSGYQAEMDVPSLNEINQRWVTTEELRQTALPAGSRKLREQLFPMGP; encoded by the coding sequence ATGCACACCTCTGCCGACCTTATCGCCAACACCCTGCTTCGGTGGTTCAAGACGAATCAGAGAGATCTTCCCTGGCGTCGGGACTACACCCCGTACCAGGTGTGGATCTCCGAGAGCATGCTCCAACAAACCCAGATGGACCGGGTCGTTCCCTACTATCTCCGTTGGATGGAAGAATACCCCACCCTTGAGACATTGGCCCGATCACGAGAGGAGGATGTTCTCCGACTCTGGGAGGGGCTGGGCTATTACTCCAGAGCCAAAAACCTCCGAAAAGCCGCAGAATGGCTCCGTTCCCACGGGTACGACACAGTTCCAGGCGACAGAGACGTGTTGACCGCACTGCCAGGCGTGGGCCCCTATACCGCAGGAGCGATACTGAGTATCGCCTACCAAGAACCGGTGGTGGCTGTCGATGGCAACGTCCGTCGGGTTTTTGCCCGCCTCGGCGACCTAAACCTCCCCACGGACAGAGGCGAGGGAGACAGGAGCATCCGCCGATGGGCCACCGAGTTTCTACACCGACGATCCCCGAGAGCGATCAACCAGGCCGTGATGGAATTCGGAGCCTCTATCTGTACCCCCAAGCCCCGATGCAACAAATGCTTGCTCTCAGATCATTGCCTTTCTCTCCAAAGAGGGACCGTCGCCCAACGTCCTGTGGGCAAGACAAAAAACGTCAGAATCGTCGCCGACGCGGCAGCAGTGGTGATCGTACACAAAGACAAGATCTTTCTTCGTCGTCGTGCCAATCAAGGCCTATGGGCCGGACTTTGGGAATTTCCGTGGACCATGATACAGGACCGTGAAACCCACGCTCAGGCCCTTCAGCGAGAACTCGGGGTTTTATGGCCGTCGATCCGTCTTGAGAAAAAACCCGTGGCGAGCGTACGTCACAGTTTCACCAAGTGGACGGTCACCCTCTCAGGGTACCAGGCCGAGATGGACGTACCGTCTTTGAACGAGATAAACCAACGCTGGGTCACAACTGAGGAATTGAGGCAAACGGCTCTCCCCGCCGGAAGCCGAAAGCTCAGGGAACAACTCTTCCCTATGGGGCCATAA
- the msrA gene encoding peptide-methionine (S)-S-oxide reductase: MLYRELTDEEKEVIVHGGTEPPFVGVYCNVFETGVYRCRRCLLPLYLSEHKFPCPCGWPAFDDEVPGAVRRVSDADGKRTEIRCARCDGHLGHVFEKERLTMKNIRHCVNSLSLSFIPRSVLCRALLAGGCFWGVQHLLKDLDGVLETSCGYCGGIVDFPTYEQVCSGQTGHLETVEVWFHPEEISYEALIRAFFEIHDPTQKGRQGPDIGQQYESAVFVMDEEQRRIVEELLKALKNLGLQPVTQVREPSRFWMAEPLHQHYYTRTGGAPYCHRRVSRF; encoded by the coding sequence ATGCTCTATCGAGAGCTGACCGACGAGGAAAAAGAAGTCATTGTCCACGGAGGAACGGAGCCTCCCTTTGTCGGTGTATACTGTAACGTGTTCGAGACCGGCGTCTATCGTTGTCGGCGGTGTCTGCTGCCTCTATATCTCTCGGAGCATAAGTTTCCCTGTCCTTGTGGTTGGCCTGCCTTTGACGACGAAGTCCCTGGGGCGGTCCGTCGGGTTAGCGATGCCGATGGTAAGCGGACGGAGATCCGATGCGCTCGGTGTGATGGTCATCTGGGGCACGTTTTTGAAAAAGAGCGGCTGACAATGAAAAATATCCGTCACTGCGTGAACTCCCTATCCCTCTCATTTATTCCTCGATCCGTCCTCTGTCGGGCGCTCCTGGCTGGCGGATGTTTCTGGGGAGTACAGCATCTCCTTAAAGATCTGGACGGTGTTTTGGAGACCAGTTGTGGCTACTGTGGTGGAATCGTGGATTTTCCCACGTACGAGCAGGTCTGCTCCGGTCAAACCGGCCATCTGGAGACGGTTGAGGTGTGGTTCCACCCTGAAGAAATATCATACGAAGCTCTGATACGGGCTTTTTTTGAAATTCACGATCCCACCCAGAAAGGCCGACAAGGGCCGGATATCGGCCAGCAATACGAGTCGGCGGTGTTCGTCATGGATGAGGAGCAAAGACGGATTGTTGAAGAGCTCCTGAAGGCCTTAAAAAACTTGGGCCTTCAGCCGGTAACCCAGGTTCGGGAACCTTCCCGATTCTGGATGGCCGAACCTCTTCATCAGCATTACTATACCAGAACCGGCGGGGCTCCTTACTGCCATCGCCGGGTGTCTCGCTTCTGA
- a CDS encoding 50S ribosomal protein L7/L12 yields the protein MNREDIIKAIEEMSVLELSELVKELEDKFGVSAAAPAMMMAAPVAGGAAAGGEEEKTEFNVVLKEAGAQKIKVIKVVREITGLGLKEAKELVDNPGKPVKEGVSKEEAEAIKKQLEEVGAGVELS from the coding sequence ATGAACCGTGAAGATATCATAAAAGCAATCGAGGAAATGTCTGTTTTGGAGCTCTCCGAGCTCGTCAAGGAGCTTGAGGATAAGTTTGGTGTCTCCGCCGCTGCTCCTGCGATGATGATGGCTGCTCCCGTGGCCGGGGGAGCTGCCGCTGGAGGTGAGGAAGAGAAGACCGAGTTCAACGTGGTTCTTAAGGAAGCTGGAGCCCAGAAGATCAAGGTGATCAAGGTTGTTCGGGAGATCACCGGACTTGGCCTGAAGGAAGCCAAGGAGCTTGTCGATAATCCGGGTAAGCCCGTTAAAGAGGGGGTCTCCAAGGAAGAAGCCGAGGCCATCAAGAAGCAGCTTGAGGAAGTCGGCGCTGGAGTGGAGTTGTCCTAA
- a CDS encoding sodium-dependent transporter produces MSKQRENWGSRIGFILAAAGFSIGLGNIWRFPYLVGTYGGGAFLLIYVAICILIGIPLFIAEVGLGRKSKLTPIVGMRKLAGDKGTPWSIIGWVGCLACVVLMSYYMVIVGWMFAYAVKAISGAFGGISPEGTKVLFQDFMKNPIQMAAYTLFVVATLGITVTQGLRNGVERACKFMLPILGIMLVVLAIRSLTMTPQVAGAKSALEGLKWYLTPDFSKITGHAVLAALGQAFFSIGIGISTAIVYGSYLKPDSNIPVDSCWVVSMDTGFAIVAGLVIFPALFCYGMDPTSRGFGLVFETLPIIFGKMPGGHFWGTLFFFLAALAGFTSGIGYLEAPAASFAEYFNISRKKSTWTVLALMFLLGIPSILSLSPESTWSSYKIMGRSIFDFADHLSGDIMMPVDALLVALYLTFVWKFDNYQKECNIGATGLIRVASWWKPLVAYVIPVALLVILYRGL; encoded by the coding sequence ATGTCGAAACAGCGCGAGAATTGGGGAAGCCGTATCGGTTTTATCCTTGCAGCAGCCGGATTTTCAATTGGTTTGGGGAACATCTGGCGTTTTCCATATCTTGTAGGAACCTACGGAGGTGGTGCATTTCTGCTGATATACGTGGCGATATGCATCCTGATCGGTATACCGCTCTTCATCGCCGAAGTGGGGCTGGGACGCAAGAGCAAACTAACTCCCATCGTCGGAATGAGAAAGCTGGCAGGTGACAAGGGTACCCCTTGGTCGATCATCGGATGGGTAGGTTGCCTTGCCTGCGTCGTCCTGATGTCCTACTACATGGTCATCGTTGGATGGATGTTCGCCTACGCGGTCAAGGCTATATCAGGTGCCTTCGGTGGTATCAGCCCTGAGGGGACCAAGGTCCTGTTCCAGGATTTTATGAAGAACCCGATACAGATGGCAGCGTACACACTCTTCGTCGTCGCAACTCTGGGCATTACCGTTACCCAGGGACTGAGAAACGGCGTGGAGCGGGCCTGTAAGTTTATGCTTCCAATCCTGGGTATCATGCTGGTGGTGCTAGCGATACGCTCGCTTACCATGACTCCTCAGGTAGCAGGCGCTAAGAGCGCCTTGGAGGGACTGAAATGGTACCTCACGCCGGACTTCAGCAAGATTACAGGCCATGCCGTCCTCGCAGCGCTGGGACAGGCGTTCTTTTCCATTGGAATCGGCATTTCGACAGCAATTGTCTATGGTTCCTACCTGAAACCGGACAGTAACATCCCGGTGGACAGCTGCTGGGTCGTCTCCATGGATACTGGATTTGCTATCGTTGCAGGGCTCGTGATCTTTCCTGCTCTCTTCTGCTACGGCATGGATCCGACTTCCAGAGGCTTCGGGTTGGTTTTTGAAACCCTGCCGATCATCTTTGGCAAAATGCCAGGTGGTCATTTCTGGGGCACTCTGTTTTTCTTCCTGGCCGCACTGGCCGGTTTTACCTCGGGCATAGGCTATCTGGAGGCGCCAGCTGCCAGTTTCGCCGAGTACTTCAACATCAGTCGAAAGAAATCGACCTGGACGGTGCTGGCGTTGATGTTCTTGTTGGGTATCCCCTCCATTCTTTCCCTGAGTCCAGAAAGCACCTGGAGCTCCTACAAGATCATGGGCAGGAGCATTTTCGATTTCGCCGACCATCTGTCTGGAGATATTATGATGCCCGTAGATGCCCTGCTGGTCGCTCTCTATCTGACGTTCGTCTGGAAATTCGATAACTACCAAAAGGAGTGTAACATCGGCGCTACCGGATTAATCCGCGTCGCTTCCTGGTGGAAACCCTTGGTGGCATACGTCATTCCGGTGGCCCTGTTAGTTATCCTGTACAGAGGATTGTAG
- a CDS encoding metal-dependent hydrolase → MIVDTHVHVYPDELRKDQENISKREPHFDLLTHNKVHKWGTAEELIAQMERDGVDQSWIFGFAFKDIGLCRLCNDYVIEAVKRWPDRFKGLAVVPPRDPGMEAEVARCHDAGLVGVGELFPQGQDLALGERCQTKSFVGVCGERNMILVIHTAEPVGHEYDGKGDVGPKEAAQFCMNHPEAKVVFAHWGGGLWLYEAMPEMRRILANARYDTAAWPWLYGGSFLAAAAAVGVGHKILYGSDWPILTYPRYEKRLAEAGIPESVISAVLSENALAFMAP, encoded by the coding sequence ATGATCGTGGATACTCATGTTCACGTGTATCCTGATGAGCTTCGTAAGGATCAGGAGAATATATCGAAACGAGAGCCTCATTTCGATCTTCTCACTCATAACAAAGTTCATAAATGGGGAACAGCGGAAGAACTGATCGCTCAGATGGAGCGGGACGGGGTGGATCAGAGCTGGATATTTGGTTTTGCGTTCAAGGATATTGGGCTGTGTCGTCTGTGTAACGACTATGTGATAGAGGCTGTTAAAAGGTGGCCTGATCGCTTCAAGGGTTTAGCCGTGGTTCCACCGAGGGATCCGGGGATGGAAGCGGAGGTCGCCCGATGTCACGATGCTGGCCTTGTAGGTGTGGGCGAACTCTTTCCCCAGGGGCAGGATCTGGCCTTGGGAGAACGTTGCCAGACGAAGAGTTTCGTAGGTGTCTGTGGAGAGCGGAATATGATCCTGGTGATCCACACAGCCGAGCCTGTTGGACATGAGTACGACGGTAAGGGAGACGTCGGGCCGAAGGAGGCTGCTCAGTTTTGCATGAACCATCCCGAGGCCAAGGTTGTCTTCGCCCATTGGGGCGGAGGACTCTGGCTTTATGAAGCTATGCCCGAGATGAGGCGTATTTTAGCCAACGCCCGATACGATACGGCGGCGTGGCCCTGGCTTTATGGAGGTTCGTTCCTGGCCGCTGCGGCCGCAGTTGGAGTCGGGCATAAGATTCTTTATGGGTCTGACTGGCCTATTTTGACATATCCTCGCTATGAAAAACGCCTGGCCGAAGCTGGGATACCCGAATCGGTCATATCGGCTGTGCTTTCGGAGAACGCCCTGGCCTTTATGGCCCCATAG